Proteins found in one Massilia sp. H6 genomic segment:
- a CDS encoding potassium transporter Kup, with the protein MSSENKKSSVAALTLAAVGIVYGDIGTSPLYTLRAIFGSEHGLPLTHPNILGIISLIFWSLTIVVSLKYVTLILRADNRGEGGIVALMAQATNSVTKHSRWHFPLLVIGVLGATMFYGDSVITPAISVLGAIEGLEVAAPGMAHYVVPLAVVVLVLLYSVQSHGTAGIGRFFGPVMLVWFIVLAIMGVINIIEAPVILQALNPYHALRFMFDNKLLAFVALGAVVLAITGAEALYADMGHFGRKPIRLAWFTVAFPALALNYLGQGGLLIMQPEAVDNPFYHQLGSWSVIPLVILSTMAAVIASQATISGTYSMTKQAIALGLLPRMRIRHTSESEIGQIYIPAVNWAQLAIVLIAVVGFGSSEKLAGAYGIAVTATMLATTILTFFVTRYRWKLPLIVCIGATGFFLVIDVLLFASTSLKLFHGGWFPLLLATVLLTLMLTWKRGRELVSDNLEKHAIPLEAFMESLFVAPPARVPGTALFLRGESDGVPHALLHNLSHNKVLHERVVFLTVHIIEEPWVPEEDQVAIVELGHNCFQLNVRYGFKDEPDIPDILRRCSSLGLAFEMMETSFFIARQTVVSTPDGGMAPWREHLYVMMSRNARAAADYYQIPPNRVIELGTQIEI; encoded by the coding sequence TTGAGCTCCGAGAACAAGAAAAGCAGCGTTGCCGCCCTCACGCTGGCTGCGGTCGGCATCGTCTATGGCGACATCGGCACCAGTCCGCTGTACACATTGCGGGCGATCTTCGGCAGCGAGCATGGCCTGCCGCTTACCCATCCCAATATCCTGGGCATCATCTCGCTGATTTTCTGGAGCCTGACCATTGTCGTCTCGCTCAAGTACGTCACGCTGATCCTGCGCGCCGACAACCGTGGCGAGGGCGGCATCGTCGCCCTGATGGCGCAGGCCACCAATTCAGTGACGAAACACTCGCGCTGGCACTTCCCGCTGCTTGTCATAGGTGTGCTGGGCGCTACGATGTTCTACGGCGACAGCGTGATCACGCCGGCCATCTCGGTACTTGGCGCCATCGAAGGTCTTGAAGTCGCGGCGCCGGGGATGGCGCATTACGTGGTGCCGCTGGCGGTCGTGGTGCTGGTGCTGTTATACAGCGTGCAAAGTCATGGCACGGCTGGCATCGGCCGTTTCTTCGGCCCCGTGATGCTGGTCTGGTTCATCGTGCTGGCGATCATGGGTGTAATCAACATCATCGAGGCGCCCGTCATTCTGCAGGCGCTCAATCCGTATCACGCGCTGCGATTCATGTTCGATAACAAGTTGTTGGCCTTTGTCGCCCTTGGGGCGGTGGTGCTAGCCATTACCGGTGCCGAGGCGCTGTATGCCGACATGGGCCACTTCGGCCGCAAGCCGATTCGCCTGGCATGGTTTACCGTCGCCTTTCCGGCGCTGGCGCTGAATTATCTTGGCCAGGGCGGACTGCTGATCATGCAGCCAGAGGCGGTCGACAACCCGTTCTACCATCAGCTCGGTTCGTGGAGCGTCATCCCGCTGGTGATCCTGTCGACCATGGCGGCAGTGATTGCATCGCAAGCGACCATTTCCGGCACGTACTCGATGACCAAGCAAGCCATTGCACTCGGCTTGCTGCCGCGCATGCGCATTCGTCATACCTCGGAAAGCGAAATTGGCCAGATTTATATTCCGGCCGTAAATTGGGCGCAATTGGCCATCGTATTGATTGCCGTCGTCGGCTTCGGCTCGTCGGAAAAACTGGCCGGCGCCTATGGCATCGCGGTCACGGCAACCATGCTGGCTACCACGATCCTGACCTTCTTCGTGACACGTTACCGCTGGAAGTTGCCGCTCATCGTATGCATCGGCGCGACCGGTTTTTTCCTGGTCATCGACGTGCTGCTGTTCGCATCGACCTCGCTCAAGCTGTTCCACGGCGGCTGGTTCCCGCTGCTGCTCGCCACTGTGCTGCTGACCCTGATGCTGACCTGGAAGCGCGGCCGCGAACTGGTGTCCGACAACCTGGAAAAGCACGCCATTCCGCTGGAAGCCTTCATGGAATCGCTGTTCGTGGCGCCGCCGGCGCGGGTGCCGGGTACGGCCCTGTTCTTGCGCGGCGAAAGCGATGGCGTGCCGCACGCGCTGCTGCACAACCTGTCGCATAACAAGGTGCTGCACGAGCGTGTCGTGTTTTTGACGGTACACATCATCGAAGAACCGTGGGTGCCCGAAGAAGACCAGGTAGCAATCGTCGAACTGGGTCACAACTGCTTCCAGCTCAATGTGCGCTATGGCTTCAAGGATGAACCGGACATTCCGGACATCCTGCGCCGCTGCAGCAGCCTGGGGCTGGCGTTCGAGATGATGGAAACCTCGTTCTTCATTGCGCGCCAGACCGTGGTGTCGACGCCGGACGGGGGCATGGCCCCGTGGCGCGAGCACCTGTACGTGATGATGTCCCGCAACGCACGCGCGGCAGCGGACTATTACCAGATCCCACCGAACCGGGTAATCGAGCTGGGCACCCAAATCGAAATCTGA
- a CDS encoding FKBP-type peptidyl-prolyl cis-trans isomerase, producing MKLKLPLIAAFVAMLSLTACGGGGNSSDSVAVSSPAALTKTDNTVGSGTEAVSGKTVTVDYTLWLYNDKAADFKGSRLESGPYTFVIGSANTIQGFQQGVLGMKVGGKRTVLVPASLGYGAAGSGRVPPNSGLVFELVLNKVE from the coding sequence ATGAAGCTGAAGTTGCCCCTGATTGCCGCCTTTGTTGCCATGCTCTCGCTGACCGCCTGCGGCGGCGGCGGAAATTCCAGCGACAGTGTCGCCGTCAGCAGCCCAGCCGCGCTGACCAAGACCGACAACACCGTTGGCAGCGGCACTGAAGCCGTGAGCGGCAAGACCGTCACCGTCGACTACACGCTGTGGCTGTACAACGACAAGGCAGCCGACTTCAAGGGTAGCCGCCTGGAATCCGGGCCCTATACTTTCGTGATCGGTTCGGCCAACACAATCCAGGGTTTCCAGCAGGGCGTGCTGGGCATGAAGGTCGGCGGCAAGCGCACTGTCCTGGTTCCGGCCAGCCTGGGCTATGGCGCCGCCGGCAGCGGCCGCGTGCCGCCGAATTCGGGCCTGGTCTTCGAGCTGGTCCTGAACAAGGTCGAGTAA
- a CDS encoding GNAT family N-acetyltransferase, translated as MIDWQFSSFNDLGPADLYALLAQRQQVFILEQTCLYPDIDGLDPAAHHLLGWRTIGGERQLVAYLRVLGPGAKYDEMSLGRVLTTQAARGSGAGRALLARGIDCAEALYPGHRIRIGAQRYLEKFYQSFGFATVSAPYDEDGIEHIDMLR; from the coding sequence ATGATCGACTGGCAGTTCTCCTCTTTCAACGACCTCGGCCCGGCCGACCTGTACGCGCTGCTGGCCCAGCGCCAGCAGGTCTTCATTCTCGAACAGACCTGCCTGTATCCCGACATCGACGGCCTCGACCCGGCGGCGCACCATCTGCTGGGCTGGCGCACGATCGGGGGCGAGCGCCAGCTGGTGGCTTACCTGCGGGTGCTGGGACCGGGCGCAAAGTATGACGAGATGTCGCTCGGGCGCGTGCTCACCACCCAGGCCGCACGCGGCAGCGGCGCCGGACGCGCGCTGCTGGCGCGCGGCATCGACTGCGCCGAAGCGCTGTATCCGGGCCACCGCATCCGCATCGGCGCCCAGCGCTACCTCGAAAAGTTCTATCAGAGCTTTGGCTTTGCCACCGTCTCGGCACCCTACGACGAAGACGGCATCGAGCATATCGACATGCTACGCTGA
- a CDS encoding histone deacetylase family protein produces MLTFYNEHHAQHREGPGPAPWQERSGPHPHAALALTLAEFERRGLGRIVTPHGVPLVSLERVHTPRYLHFLRTAWSAWTAREPGNAGRALLPAAWPVRGMRNEREDEFDDLLARTGLYASDSHTPLGAGTWTAAKTGADCAVNAAHALRMGERATLALTFPPGSHAGADWFGGGCFLNNAALAAQHLLDDGMGRVAVLDLGRHHGHGTQHIFYARAEVLFASIHLDPRDAYPFYLGHAGEQGSGAGLGCNMNLPLAPGSGSAQWFAALETACLKLAMFRPDALVLSLDADIAACFGLQGGDFLRVGERIAHLGLPTTFIFEGGAAAPEPCTNMVNVLEGFETAA; encoded by the coding sequence TTGCTCACCTTTTACAACGAACACCATGCCCAGCACCGTGAGGGCCCCGGTCCCGCGCCCTGGCAGGAGCGCAGCGGACCACATCCGCACGCGGCGCTCGCGCTGACGCTGGCCGAGTTCGAGCGGCGTGGCCTGGGGCGCATCGTTACCCCGCATGGGGTGCCGCTGGTGTCGCTCGAGCGCGTGCACACGCCGCGCTACCTGCACTTCTTGCGCACCGCATGGAGCGCATGGACCGCGCGCGAGCCTGGCAATGCCGGGCGCGCGCTGTTGCCAGCGGCCTGGCCGGTACGGGGCATGCGCAACGAGCGCGAAGACGAATTCGACGACCTGCTCGCGCGCACCGGCCTGTATGCCTCCGACAGCCATACACCGCTCGGCGCCGGCACCTGGACCGCGGCCAAGACCGGCGCCGATTGCGCGGTCAATGCCGCGCACGCGCTGCGCATGGGCGAGCGCGCCACGCTGGCGTTGACCTTCCCGCCAGGCAGCCATGCGGGCGCCGACTGGTTCGGCGGCGGCTGTTTCCTGAACAATGCTGCGCTGGCGGCCCAGCACCTGCTCGACGACGGCATGGGACGGGTCGCGGTCCTCGACCTTGGCCGGCACCATGGACACGGCACCCAGCATATTTTCTATGCACGGGCCGAGGTCCTGTTCGCGTCGATCCACCTCGACCCGCGCGACGCCTACCCGTTCTACCTGGGGCATGCCGGCGAACAGGGCAGCGGCGCAGGACTGGGCTGCAACATGAATTTGCCGCTGGCACCCGGCAGCGGCAGCGCGCAGTGGTTCGCCGCGCTCGAGACGGCCTGCCTCAAGCTGGCGATGTTTCGCCCCGACGCACTGGTGCTGTCGCTCGACGCCGATATCGCAGCCTGCTTCGGTTTGCAGGGCGGCGACTTTCTGCGCGTCGGCGAGCGCATCGCGCACCTTGGCCTGCCCACCACATTCATCTTCGAGGGCGGCGCCGCGGCGCCGGAACCTTGCACCAACATGGTCAACGTCCTCGAAGGCTTCGAAACCGCCGCATAG
- the gshA gene encoding glutamate--cysteine ligase, which translates to MSNQLQRRLALLDDDDHRALLGQGLRGIERETLRVDRHGHLARTPHPVKLGSALTNPLITTDYAEALLEFITPAEHDISVALNRLDAIHRFAHARMDGDMLWSVSMPGELPPEEDIEIAWYGSSNLGMLKHVYRRGLALRYGKAMQCIAGIHYNYSLPEKLWQLVAASEGIPEERRHALRDFQSESYIAAIRNFRRYSWLLMYLFGATPALTTSFLRDRPHNLETLSDDTLYLPYATSLRMSDLGYQNDAQSGLRPHENSLESYVTSLMSAVNTPYAPYQAVGTKKDGQWIQLSTNVLQIENEYYSTIRPKRVIRTGERPVQALCNRGVQYIEVRCLDVDPFEPVGISLETGRFLDAFLLFCALEESPQISAQEGEIHARNFARTVKQGRDPALTLTRDGVEIPLKQWALDLIERIRPVAQLLDEGHNEDGVHASSLGLQQAKIDNPALTPSARVLEEVRALGSATAFGLRQSELHAASFRDSPLMPAEEALFDEMAAASLADQASIEAADAGSFDDFVAAYNSSTLCGNQ; encoded by the coding sequence GTGTCGAACCAACTACAACGCCGCCTGGCCCTGCTCGACGACGACGACCACCGCGCGCTGCTCGGCCAGGGCCTGCGCGGGATCGAGCGCGAAACCCTGCGCGTCGACCGCCACGGCCATCTGGCGCGCACCCCGCATCCGGTCAAGCTTGGTTCGGCACTGACCAATCCGCTCATTACCACCGACTACGCCGAAGCCCTGCTGGAATTCATCACCCCGGCCGAACACGACATTTCGGTGGCGCTCAACCGGCTTGACGCGATCCACCGCTTCGCGCACGCGCGCATGGACGGCGACATGCTCTGGAGCGTGTCGATGCCAGGCGAACTGCCGCCGGAAGAAGACATCGAGATCGCCTGGTACGGCAGCTCCAACCTGGGCATGCTCAAGCACGTATACCGGCGCGGCCTGGCGCTGCGCTACGGCAAAGCGATGCAGTGCATCGCGGGCATCCACTACAACTATTCGCTGCCCGAAAAGCTGTGGCAGCTGGTCGCCGCCAGCGAAGGCATTCCTGAAGAACGCCGCCACGCGCTGCGCGATTTCCAGTCCGAGAGCTATATCGCGGCCATCCGCAACTTCCGCCGCTACAGCTGGCTGTTGATGTACCTGTTCGGCGCCACCCCGGCGCTAACTACCAGCTTCCTGCGCGATCGCCCGCACAATCTCGAGACGCTCTCGGACGACACCCTCTACCTGCCGTATGCGACCAGCCTGCGCATGAGCGACCTCGGTTACCAGAACGACGCGCAAAGCGGCCTGCGTCCGCACGAGAACAGCCTGGAAAGCTATGTCACCAGCCTGATGTCGGCGGTGAACACGCCCTATGCGCCTTACCAGGCGGTCGGCACCAAGAAAGACGGCCAATGGATCCAGCTGTCCACCAACGTGCTGCAGATCGAGAACGAGTACTACTCGACGATCCGCCCGAAGCGCGTGATCCGTACCGGCGAGCGCCCGGTGCAGGCCCTGTGCAACCGCGGCGTGCAGTACATCGAGGTGCGCTGCCTCGACGTCGATCCGTTCGAGCCGGTCGGCATCAGCCTGGAGACCGGCCGCTTCCTGGATGCCTTTTTGCTGTTCTGCGCACTCGAAGAAAGCCCCCAGATCAGTGCCCAGGAAGGCGAGATCCATGCGCGCAACTTTGCGCGCACGGTCAAGCAAGGCCGTGACCCGGCCTTGACGCTCACCCGCGACGGTGTAGAGATCCCGCTCAAGCAGTGGGCGCTGGACCTGATCGAACGGATTCGTCCGGTGGCGCAGCTGCTCGACGAAGGGCATAACGAGGATGGCGTGCACGCCAGTTCGCTTGGCCTGCAACAGGCCAAGATCGACAACCCCGCCTTGACGCCATCGGCGCGCGTGCTCGAAGAGGTCCGCGCACTGGGTTCGGCCACCGCCTTCGGCCTGCGCCAGAGCGAGCTGCATGCCGCCAGTTTCCGCGACAGCCCGCTGATGCCAGCCGAAGAAGCGCTGTTCGACGAGATGGCGGCGGCCTCGCTGGCCGACCAGGCCAGCATCGAGGCAGCCGATGCCGGCAGCTTCGACGACTTCGTTGCGGCTTACAACAGCAGTACGCTATGCGGCAATCAGTAG
- a CDS encoding DUF885 family protein: MTVVPLRGHRMRTFLASLFFLIPLACGAADTPSEQARRLFEREWQYQLRQQPEYATGIGEHRHNAQLADTSLAARSAALEHARAVLQEARSLDRAQLQGQDLVSLEMFIAARERTLAAAAFTAFDPQPISAWDGLHLRLPRLVAQMPFATEQDYRNYLARLEDLPAHVNGLIEQMRAAMAAGWTVPRVVVDPVPDALQQLRDELAGGPLNAPFGRIPASIELDVREELVNRSITVLADAAVALHRLEQFLRRDYLPAARTSIGASSLPGGAAWYAFLLRSATTTALSAAEVHAIGLREVARIRAQMAAQVGRTGFRGSLPQFLVFARTDRRLFYSEPEALLGRYRKALARAQAKLPKVVATVPDAGITVKPMMQDGTHQPVAYYEAGGPARTAALVVNVTQLGARPMWQVDSVALHEAVPGHHLQVARAQALNLPAFRRHGWYHAFGEGWATYAEGLGPQLGFFDDPFSRFGQLNEEMLRAARLVVDTGIHAMGWSRRQAIDYLNAHTANPPLDNEAEVDRYIAQPAQALGYKIGQLRIAALRDRARAALGERFDLRRFHDAVLGSGAVPLDVLQRQVERWIVNQQAPAMKAPPQGAAPATPEASPAAPAPAPAPSRQ; this comes from the coding sequence TTGACCGTCGTCCCCTTGCGCGGGCACCGCATGCGCACCTTTCTCGCTTCGCTCTTCTTCTTGATCCCCCTCGCCTGCGGCGCCGCCGATACGCCGTCCGAGCAGGCGCGTCGCCTGTTCGAACGCGAATGGCAGTACCAGCTGCGCCAGCAGCCCGAGTACGCGACCGGCATCGGCGAGCACCGTCACAATGCGCAGCTGGCAGACACCTCGCTGGCCGCGCGCAGCGCCGCCCTCGAGCACGCGCGCGCCGTGCTGCAAGAGGCGCGCAGCCTGGACCGCGCGCAGCTGCAAGGACAAGACCTGGTCTCGCTCGAGATGTTCATCGCGGCGCGCGAGCGTACCTTGGCGGCGGCCGCGTTTACCGCCTTCGACCCACAGCCGATCAGCGCCTGGGACGGCCTGCACCTGCGCCTGCCGCGCCTGGTTGCGCAAATGCCCTTCGCGACCGAGCAAGACTACCGCAACTACCTGGCGCGCCTGGAAGATTTGCCCGCCCACGTCAATGGGCTGATCGAGCAGATGCGCGCGGCAATGGCTGCCGGCTGGACCGTACCGAGGGTGGTCGTCGATCCGGTACCGGATGCGCTGCAGCAGCTGCGCGACGAACTTGCCGGCGGGCCGCTGAATGCGCCGTTCGGACGCATCCCGGCCTCGATCGAGCTTGACGTGCGCGAGGAACTGGTCAACCGCAGCATCACCGTGCTGGCCGATGCCGCCGTGGCGCTGCACCGGCTCGAGCAATTTCTGCGGCGCGACTACCTGCCGGCCGCGCGCACGAGCATCGGCGCGTCCAGCCTGCCCGGCGGCGCGGCCTGGTACGCCTTCTTGCTGCGCAGCGCCACCACCACCGCCCTGAGCGCGGCCGAGGTGCATGCCATCGGCCTGCGCGAGGTGGCCCGTATCCGCGCCCAGATGGCCGCGCAGGTTGGCCGCACCGGCTTTCGTGGCAGCCTGCCGCAATTTTTGGTGTTCGCGCGCACCGACCGGCGCCTGTTCTACAGCGAACCCGAAGCACTGCTGGGGCGCTACCGCAAGGCGCTCGCGCGCGCGCAGGCGAAGCTGCCGAAAGTCGTCGCCACGGTTCCGGATGCCGGCATCACGGTCAAGCCGATGATGCAGGACGGCACCCACCAGCCGGTCGCGTACTACGAAGCCGGCGGCCCGGCGCGTACCGCGGCGCTGGTGGTGAACGTCACCCAGCTGGGCGCGCGCCCGATGTGGCAGGTCGACAGCGTAGCGCTGCACGAGGCGGTGCCGGGGCACCACCTGCAGGTAGCGCGCGCCCAGGCGCTCAACCTGCCGGCCTTTCGGCGCCACGGCTGGTACCACGCCTTTGGCGAAGGCTGGGCAACCTATGCCGAAGGATTGGGACCGCAGCTGGGCTTCTTCGACGACCCGTTCTCGCGCTTTGGCCAGCTCAACGAAGAGATGCTGCGCGCGGCGCGGCTGGTGGTCGACACCGGCATCCACGCAATGGGCTGGTCGCGCCGCCAGGCGATCGATTACCTGAACGCGCACACCGCCAACCCACCCCTCGATAACGAAGCCGAGGTAGACCGCTACATCGCCCAGCCGGCCCAGGCGCTGGGCTACAAGATCGGCCAGCTGCGCATTGCCGCGCTGCGCGACCGGGCGCGCGCGGCACTGGGCGAGCGCTTCGACCTGCGCCGCTTCCACGATGCGGTGCTGGGCAGCGGCGCCGTGCCGCTCGATGTGCTCCAGCGCCAGGTCGAGCGCTGGATCGTGAACCAGCAGGCCCCTGCCATGAAAGCGCCCCCGCAGGGGGCCGCACCAGCTACGCCAGAGGCATCGCCGGCGGCACCCGCGCCTGCCCCGGCGCCGTCCCGCCAGTAA
- the prmC gene encoding peptide chain release factor N(5)-glutamine methyltransferase produces MTPLPAAGATLKQLQAALPLDPLENRILLCHALGLARVGLITQSERVLTLEEAATLGALVQRRLDGEPIAYIVGSREFFGLPFRVAPGVLIPRPDTELIVELALERLPAAGRLLDMGTGSGAIAVACAHSRPDAIVTALDLSEAALAIARDNAAANGAAVRFLRSDWFAAVAGERFELIASNPPYIAAGDEHLAQGDLRFEPVGALTDGADGLSALRAIIDGAPDHLVAGGWLLLEHGYDQAVAVRALLDARGLLEVHSWRDLSGIERVSGARLA; encoded by the coding sequence ATGACGCCGTTGCCAGCCGCCGGGGCAACGCTCAAGCAGCTGCAGGCGGCGCTGCCGCTCGATCCGCTGGAAAACCGCATCCTGCTATGCCATGCGCTCGGCCTGGCGCGGGTTGGCCTGATCACGCAATCCGAGCGCGTGCTGACACTCGAAGAAGCGGCCACTCTCGGCGCGCTGGTGCAGCGCCGCCTCGATGGCGAGCCGATCGCCTATATCGTCGGCAGCCGCGAGTTCTTCGGCCTGCCGTTCCGGGTCGCGCCCGGCGTGCTGATACCGCGCCCGGATACCGAACTGATCGTCGAACTGGCCCTCGAGCGCCTGCCCGCGGCCGGGCGCCTGCTCGACATGGGCACCGGCAGCGGCGCGATAGCGGTTGCCTGTGCCCACAGTCGCCCGGACGCCATCGTCACCGCGCTCGACCTGAGCGAAGCGGCGCTGGCCATCGCGCGCGATAACGCCGCCGCCAACGGCGCCGCGGTGCGTTTCCTGCGCAGCGACTGGTTTGCCGCCGTCGCGGGCGAACGGTTCGAGCTGATCGCCTCGAATCCGCCCTATATCGCGGCCGGCGACGAACACCTGGCGCAGGGCGATTTGCGCTTTGAACCGGTCGGCGCCCTGACCGACGGCGCCGACGGCCTGTCGGCGCTGCGCGCCATCATCGACGGCGCGCCCGACCACCTGGTGGCGGGCGGCTGGCTGCTGCTCGAACATGGCTACGACCAGGCCGTGGCGGTGCGCGCGCTGCTCGACGCGCGCGGCCTGCTCGAGGTGCACAGCTGGCGCGACTTGTCCGGCATCGAACGCGTCAGCGGCGCTCGGCTGGCCTAA
- a CDS encoding disulfide bond formation protein B: protein MLPTSRQILFAISSICFALIAVALYLQHIEQMQPCPLCVIQRYMFLAVGVASLVSAISGKIREGTVLALMAALGGLYAVGKHLYVIANPGFSCGIDPMETFLNKIPTAEYLPWLFRADGLCAGATDSVLGLAIPQWSALWFVILSVLLVFVLVRKAR, encoded by the coding sequence ATGCTGCCCACCTCCCGCCAGATCCTGTTCGCCATCTCGTCGATCTGCTTCGCGCTGATCGCCGTGGCCCTCTATCTGCAGCACATCGAGCAGATGCAGCCCTGCCCGCTGTGCGTGATCCAGCGCTACATGTTCCTGGCCGTTGGCGTGGCCAGCCTGGTGTCGGCCATCAGCGGCAAGATCCGCGAAGGCACGGTGCTCGCCCTGATGGCGGCGCTCGGCGGCCTGTACGCGGTCGGCAAGCACCTGTATGTGATCGCCAACCCGGGGTTCAGCTGCGGCATCGACCCGATGGAGACCTTCCTCAACAAGATCCCGACCGCCGAATACCTGCCCTGGCTGTTCCGCGCCGACGGCCTGTGCGCTGGCGCCACCGATTCGGTGCTGGGCCTGGCCATTCCGCAGTGGTCGGCGCTCTGGTTCGTGATCCTGAGCGTGCTGCTGGTCTTCGTCCTGGTGCGCAAGGCGCGCTGA
- the prfA gene encoding peptide chain release factor 1, whose product MKPSMLAKLEQLANRFVELDELLMCEGATANMDSYRKLTRERAELAPLVGLYHEYGAAQGDLAAAQDMAQDPDMKEFAQEETEAAKARLGALELDLQKMLLPKDVNDERNIFLEIRAGTGGDESALFAGDLLRMYTRFAERNRWQVEVVSESSSDLGGYREVIVRIIGNGVYSKLKFESGGHRVQRVPATETQGRIHTSACTVAVMPEADEVEDVNINPADLRIDTYRASGAGGQHINKTDSAVRLTHLPTGIVVECQDDRSQHKNKAQAMKVLAARIKDVQLREQQSKEAATRKSLIGSGDRSERIRTYNFPQGRLTDHRINLTLYKLDFIMDGDLIDLTNALAAEHQAEQLAALGD is encoded by the coding sequence ATGAAACCATCCATGCTGGCCAAGCTGGAGCAACTGGCCAACCGATTCGTCGAACTGGACGAACTTTTGATGTGCGAAGGCGCCACCGCGAACATGGACAGCTACCGCAAGCTCACCCGCGAACGCGCCGAGCTGGCGCCGCTGGTGGGCCTGTACCACGAGTACGGCGCCGCGCAAGGCGACCTGGCGGCGGCCCAGGACATGGCGCAAGACCCGGACATGAAGGAGTTCGCTCAGGAAGAAACCGAAGCGGCCAAGGCGCGCCTGGGCGCGCTTGAACTCGATCTGCAAAAGATGCTGCTGCCGAAAGATGTCAACGACGAACGCAATATCTTTCTAGAAATCCGCGCCGGTACCGGCGGCGACGAGTCGGCGCTGTTCGCCGGCGACTTGCTGCGCATGTACACGCGCTTTGCCGAACGCAACCGCTGGCAGGTCGAGGTGGTGTCGGAATCGAGTTCCGACCTGGGCGGCTACCGCGAAGTCATCGTGCGCATCATTGGCAACGGCGTGTATTCGAAACTCAAGTTCGAATCGGGTGGCCACCGCGTGCAGCGGGTGCCGGCCACCGAGACGCAAGGCCGCATCCACACCTCGGCCTGCACCGTGGCCGTGATGCCGGAAGCCGACGAAGTCGAGGACGTCAACATCAACCCGGCCGACCTGCGCATCGACACCTACCGCGCCTCGGGCGCCGGCGGGCAGCACATCAACAAGACCGATTCGGCGGTGCGCCTGACCCACCTGCCCACCGGCATCGTGGTGGAATGCCAGGACGACCGCAGCCAGCACAAGAACAAGGCCCAGGCCATGAAGGTGCTGGCGGCGCGCATCAAGGACGTGCAATTGCGCGAGCAGCAATCGAAAGAAGCGGCCACCCGCAAGAGCCTGATCGGCTCGGGCGACCGCAGTGAACGGATCCGCACCTATAACTTCCCGCAGGGGCGCCTGACCGACCACCGCATCAACCTGACCCTGTACAAGCTCGACTTCATCATGGATGGCGATTTGATCGACCTGACCAATGCGCTGGCGGCGGAGCACCAGGCCGAGCAGCTGGCGGCGCTGGGCGATTAA